Proteins found in one Pyrus communis chromosome 15, drPyrComm1.1, whole genome shotgun sequence genomic segment:
- the LOC137717743 gene encoding putative HVA22-like protein g produces MIGSFLTRTLVMALGYAYPAYECYKTVEKNKPEIEQLRFWCQYWILVAVLTVCERVGDAFVSWVPMYSEAKLLFIIYLWFPKTKGTTYVYDSFFRPYLAKHENEIDRNLLELKTRAGDMAIVYWQRAASYGQTRIFDILQYVAAQSTPRPRAQQQQGVRRPPPAARQPTTPPPNRQPAASTQSQPEEPPSPTSSTSSSKDQKEIVEALAPSPKPKPAPQTAGSITQKATATAAASESSSQTTPTEEAAPTQTDASPSSSATEETNPPPKETVMEETIRVTRGKLRKARSAASR; encoded by the exons ATGATAGGATCCTTTCTTACCAGAACACTTGT GATGGCTCTTGGCTATGCTTATCCAGCTTATGAGTGCTACAAAACTGTTGAAAAGAATAAGCCGGAGATTGAACAGCTTCGCTTTTGGTGCCAGTATTG GATTTTGGTGGCTGTTTTGACTGTATGTGAGAGAGTTGGTGATGCTTTTGTTTCCTG GGTTCCCATGTATAGCGAAGCTAAGTTGCTCTTCATTATATATCTGTGGTTTCCGAAAACAAAG GGAACGACCTATGTGTATGATTCCTTCTTTAGACCATATCTTGCAAAgcatgaaaatgaaattgatagGAACTTGTTGGAACTAAAAACTAGAGCTGGTGACATGGCCATTGTGTATTGGCAAAGAGCTGCAAGTTATGGTCAGACGAGAATATTTGATATTTTGCAGTATGTTGCTGCACAATCGACACCAAGGCCTCGGGCTCAG CAACAACAAGGTGTTAGGCGCCCACCCCCTGCTGCTCGCCAACCCACCACACCACCTCCAAATCGCCAGCCAGCTGCATCTACGCAATCACAACCCGAGGAACCGCCATCTCCCACTTCCAGTACTTCTTCAAGCAAGGACCAAAAGGAGATAGTGGAAGCCTTAGCACCATCACCAAAGCCTAAACCTGCCCCTCAAACGGCAGGTTCAATTACTCAAAAAGCCACAGCAACAGCAGCTGCATCTGAATCATCTAGCCAAACCACCCCAACTGAAGAGGCTGCACCAACGCAGACTGACGCCTCGCCATCCTCTTCGGCAACTGAAGAGACAAATCCTCCCCCGAAAGAGACGGTCATGGAGGAAACCATTCGGGTCACACGTGGAAAGTTGAGGAAAGCACGCTCCGCAGCAAGCCGTTGA
- the LOC137716729 gene encoding protein disulfide-isomerase LQY1, chloroplastic-like has translation MPQAPSLPRLHSPFLSCPLKLSTSPCSLRVSRKFAGNQRSPKSYPCIRAIDLDQNTVVAIAVGFASVAVGIGIPVFYETQIDSAAKRDNTQPCFPCNGTGAQKCRFCTGSGTVTVELGGGEKEVSNCINCEGVGSFTCTTCQGSGIQPRYLDRREFKDDD, from the exons ATGCCGCAAGCACCATCACTCCCCCGCCTCCACTCTCCCTTCCTCTCTTGCCCCCTCAAGCTCTCCACCTCCCCTTGTTCCTTACGCGTGTCCCGCAAGTTTGCAGGAAATCAACGGTCGCCAAAGTCGTATCCATGCATCAGAGCCATTGATCTTGATCAAAACACG GTAGTGGCAATCGCAGTTGGGTTTGCGAGTGTTGCGGTTGGGATTGGCATTCCGGTTTTCTACGAAACACAGATCGACAGTGCT GCTAAGAGAGACAACACTCAGCCATGCTTCCCCTGCAATGGAACTGGCGCTC AAAAATGCAGGTTCTGCACGGGGAGTGGGACGGTGACAGTAGAGCTTGGCGGGGGCGAGAAAGAAGTGTCCAACTGCATCAACTGCGAAGGGGTCGGTTCGTTTACGTGCACAACGTGTCAGGGTTCCGGGATTCAACCTCGGTACCTTGATCGCAG AGAGTTCAAAGATGATGACTGA